The following are encoded in a window of Bacteroidales bacterium genomic DNA:
- the guaA gene encoding glutamine-hydrolyzing GMP synthase, producing MHDKIIILDFGSQYTQLIARKIREHNVYCEIYPYNNIPIINKSIKGVILSGSPFSVRDKNALIPDLSKIKGNIPILGICYGAQYISHFYGGEVSPSKTREYGRANLQFIDTKNKLLKGISKNTQVWMSHGDTINKIPENYEIIASTTDVKIAAYKILNENTYGLQFHPEVYHTIEGKKVLQNFIVNICGCSQNWTPDSFVESTIDELRNKLGNDKVILGLSGGVDSTVAATLLNNAIGKNLTCIFVDNGLLRKNEFENVLQKYKTKLKLNVIGIDAKDKFLSDLEGIKDPEQKRKSIGKNFIEIFEEEAKKFKNVKWLAQGTIYPDVIESVSVKGPSATIKSHHNVGGLPEKMNLKVVEPLRLLFKDEVRKIGKSLEIDNNFLKRHPFPGPGLSIRILGEITKEKIRILQEVDDIYISGLKENNLYDEVWQAGAILLPVQSVGVMGDERTYENVVCLRAVSSTDGMTADWSQLPYDFLANISNKIINNVKGVNRVVYDISSKPPATIEWE from the coding sequence ATGCATGACAAAATAATTATTCTTGATTTTGGTTCTCAATATACTCAACTGATTGCCAGAAAGATAAGAGAACATAATGTTTATTGTGAAATATATCCTTATAATAATATACCTATTATTAATAAAAGTATAAAAGGAGTTATTTTATCAGGTAGTCCTTTTTCGGTGAGAGATAAAAATGCTTTAATTCCTGATTTAAGTAAAATAAAGGGGAATATCCCTATATTAGGAATATGTTATGGGGCGCAATATATTTCACATTTTTATGGAGGAGAAGTTTCACCTTCAAAGACAAGGGAATATGGCAGGGCAAATCTTCAGTTTATTGATACTAAAAACAAATTATTGAAAGGTATTAGTAAAAATACCCAGGTATGGATGTCACATGGTGATACAATAAATAAAATTCCTGAAAATTATGAAATAATTGCGAGTACAACTGATGTCAAGATTGCTGCATATAAAATTTTAAACGAAAATACATACGGACTTCAATTTCATCCTGAAGTTTATCATACGATTGAAGGTAAAAAAGTATTACAAAATTTTATTGTTAATATTTGCGGATGTTCTCAAAATTGGACACCTGACTCTTTTGTTGAATCAACAATTGATGAGCTAAGGAACAAACTTGGAAACGATAAAGTTATTTTGGGATTATCAGGAGGTGTTGATTCTACAGTTGCAGCTACTTTGTTAAATAATGCTATTGGTAAAAATCTTACTTGTATTTTTGTTGATAACGGACTTTTAAGAAAGAATGAATTTGAAAATGTATTACAAAAATATAAAACCAAATTAAAATTAAATGTTATTGGTATTGATGCAAAAGATAAATTTTTAAGCGATCTCGAAGGAATTAAAGACCCTGAACAAAAAAGAAAATCAATAGGAAAAAATTTTATTGAGATTTTTGAAGAAGAAGCAAAAAAATTTAAAAATGTAAAATGGTTGGCACAAGGTACAATATATCCTGATGTTATTGAATCAGTTTCGGTTAAAGGACCTTCAGCTACAATAAAATCACATCACAATGTTGGCGGCTTACCTGAAAAAATGAATTTAAAAGTAGTTGAACCACTAAGATTACTTTTCAAAGATGAAGTAAGAAAAATTGGTAAATCGTTAGAAATTGATAATAATTTCTTAAAAAGGCATCCTTTTCCAGGACCAGGCTTGTCTATAAGGATACTTGGTGAAATAACAAAAGAAAAAATCAGGATTTTACAGGAAGTAGATGATATTTATATTTCAGGATTAAAAGAAAATAACCTGTATGACGAAGTATGGCAAGCAGGTGCAATTCTTTTGCCTGTTCAATCTGTCGGTGTGATGGGAGATGAAAGAACATACGAAAATGTTGTTTGCCTGAGAGCTGTTTCTTCAACCGACGGAATGACTGCCGACTGGTCGCAACTTCCATACGATTTTTTGGCTAATATTTCTAATAAAATAATTAACAATGTAAAAGGAGTTAACAGGGTTGTTTATGATATTAGCTCAAAACCACCTGCAACAATTGAGTGGGAATAA